The Halanaerobium praevalens DSM 2228 genome contains a region encoding:
- a CDS encoding PhoH family protein, with protein MKKIFVLDTNVLLNDPRAIYSFDDNDVVIPLAVLEEIDSLKTKSSDLGFNARASSRILEELRNKGNLHDGVELDSGGIVKIVINGGLELPEGLSSSKMDNRIISTALHLQEKNADKKVIMISDDINLRLICDAYNLEAEEHNSIILKEEEVYSGFKEINCSSAMIDKFFEEQKLALAELDDLDLSLYPNEFIQLTADDQNKNTALAKFDGENLVVLNYNKSQPAKIRARNREQQMALELLLDDQIKLVTISGKAGTGKTLLALASGLAKVVDEHNFSRLLVARPIQPMGKELGFLPGDIEEKMAPWMQPIFDNLDFIVQRNKDAKFAYQKLLDKDLIQIEPLTYIRGRSVPSQFIIVDEAQNLSLHEVKTIVTRAGEGSKVIFTGDPFQIDNPYLNFHKNGLNYLAHQFHGEKIAGHIMLKEGERSELAEIASDLL; from the coding sequence ATGAAAAAAATATTTGTTTTAGACACTAATGTGCTTTTAAATGATCCTCGTGCCATTTATAGTTTTGATGATAATGATGTTGTAATTCCCCTAGCAGTTTTAGAAGAAATTGATAGTTTAAAAACTAAAAGTTCTGATCTTGGTTTTAATGCTAGAGCCAGTTCTAGAATTTTAGAAGAATTAAGAAATAAAGGTAATTTACATGATGGAGTAGAATTAGATTCAGGTGGAATAGTCAAAATTGTAATTAATGGTGGTTTAGAACTACCAGAAGGTTTAAGTTCAAGTAAAATGGATAATCGAATTATTTCTACTGCCCTTCATTTACAGGAAAAAAATGCAGATAAAAAGGTCATAATGATCTCTGATGATATTAATTTACGTTTAATCTGTGATGCCTATAATTTAGAAGCAGAAGAACATAATTCAATTATTTTAAAAGAAGAAGAAGTTTATTCTGGGTTTAAAGAAATAAATTGCAGCTCAGCTATGATTGATAAATTTTTTGAAGAACAAAAATTAGCTTTAGCAGAATTAGATGATTTGGATCTTTCTTTATATCCAAATGAATTTATTCAATTAACAGCAGATGATCAAAATAAAAATACTGCTTTAGCTAAATTTGATGGAGAAAATTTAGTTGTTTTAAATTATAACAAAAGTCAACCTGCTAAAATTAGAGCCAGAAATAGAGAACAACAAATGGCATTAGAATTATTACTTGATGATCAGATAAAATTAGTTACTATTTCTGGTAAAGCCGGGACAGGGAAAACTTTATTAGCACTTGCTTCTGGTTTAGCTAAGGTAGTTGATGAACATAATTTTAGTCGTTTATTAGTAGCTAGACCGATTCAGCCAATGGGTAAAGAATTAGGTTTTTTACCAGGAGATATTGAAGAAAAAATGGCCCCTTGGATGCAACCTATTTTTGATAATTTAGATTTTATTGTTCAGAGAAATAAAGATGCCAAATTTGCTTATCAAAAATTATTAGATAAAGATTTAATTCAAATTGAACCTTTAACTTATATTAGAGGTAGATCAGTGCCTTCTCAATTTATTATAGTTGATGAAGCACAAAATTTATCTTTACATGAAGTTAAAACAATAGTAACACGCGCAGGAGAAGGATCTAAAGTGATCTTTACAGGTGACCCTTTTCAAATTGATAATCCATATCTTAATTTTCATAAAAATGGTCTTAATTATCTTGCTCATCAGTTTCATGGAGAAAAAATTGCAGGTCATATAATGTTAAAAGAGGGAGAAAGGTCAGAACTTGCAGAAATAGCTAGTGATCTTCTTTAA
- a CDS encoding SpoIID/LytB domain-containing protein translates to MSKKIRIIIITALLLGFLLPAADYYYELEQRSFLENVEAQQKNEVKNNLSLAQEAFYKGNYKKAEAYYKRAIKLDPFNFVSRRNLAVIYNDQNKLFAKNEILLELAILSGKNYDYLNLALNFYELNNIQASNFILSNKVEPDLENKYLSFQYYYYLIKNNLEIKNYNLAEKYIREIEKLEINKAEVYLLQAELNKKRKNFKQAYKDYQSSYQKQRSQSYLFKDMAEMLEKNGEELKAYKLWQQTLAYGFFEKLAKSRINYYQEEYPELVSESESSKKPVEIDPFSLEADWKKIDKIEESKQQKNLRIGLEEKKKQLVFQYSNSFSIVQADKILFRGEAKKNYLIKVEADDIYLIHKQEKIKLGSSQLEYQFYSKQENSSFYIYNINYGQGYFWQGKSNRQYRGQMIIKGRGDNFTLINHLGLTSYLSSVVPSEIYASWPLESLKAQAVAARSYTLSNLGRHKADGYDLCASVHCAAYKGVLSENSNTTKAVLATQAEKAIFGDKIIEAVFSSNSGGFTERSDQIWSQDLPYLRGSNQMKTQEFNFPLSPLELKSWLLAAPESYSKDYRSQNYRWQIKIPAQVIEYNSGLKNIKKIKINKRAKAGTITSLTIYGENGKKDYNVSQIRRVLGGLKNSRFYFDSHYNQANNLKDLYIYGSGWGHNLGLDQSAAAGMAAAGWDYQKIIKHFYAGVEIKN, encoded by the coding sequence ATGTCAAAAAAAATTAGAATAATAATCATTACCGCACTTTTGCTGGGTTTTTTATTACCAGCTGCTGATTATTATTATGAGTTAGAACAAAGAAGTTTTTTAGAAAATGTTGAAGCTCAGCAAAAAAATGAAGTGAAAAATAATTTATCTTTGGCTCAAGAGGCTTTTTATAAGGGAAATTATAAAAAAGCAGAAGCTTATTATAAAAGAGCTATTAAATTAGATCCATTTAATTTTGTTAGCCGTCGAAATTTAGCTGTAATTTATAATGATCAAAATAAGCTATTTGCTAAAAATGAAATACTATTAGAATTAGCAATTTTAAGTGGAAAAAATTATGATTATTTAAATTTAGCTCTTAATTTCTATGAACTTAATAATATTCAAGCTTCTAATTTTATTTTATCAAATAAAGTTGAACCAGATTTAGAAAATAAATATCTTAGTTTTCAATATTATTATTATTTAATTAAAAACAATTTAGAAATTAAAAACTATAATTTAGCTGAAAAATATATTAGAGAAATTGAAAAATTAGAAATTAATAAAGCAGAAGTTTATTTACTGCAAGCAGAATTAAATAAAAAAAGAAAAAACTTTAAGCAGGCTTATAAAGATTATCAAAGCTCATATCAAAAACAGAGAAGTCAAAGTTATTTATTCAAGGATATGGCTGAAATGTTAGAAAAAAATGGTGAAGAATTAAAAGCTTATAAATTATGGCAACAAACACTTGCTTATGGTTTTTTTGAAAAATTAGCAAAGTCTCGAATAAATTATTATCAAGAAGAATATCCAGAATTAGTTTCAGAATCAGAAAGCTCAAAAAAACCAGTTGAGATTGATCCTTTTAGCTTAGAAGCGGATTGGAAAAAAATAGATAAGATAGAAGAATCTAAACAACAAAAAAACTTAAGAATAGGACTAGAAGAAAAAAAGAAACAATTAGTATTTCAGTACTCTAATTCTTTTTCTATAGTTCAGGCAGATAAAATTTTATTTAGAGGTGAAGCTAAAAAAAACTACTTAATAAAAGTTGAAGCAGATGATATTTATTTGATTCATAAACAAGAAAAAATCAAACTTGGTAGTTCTCAGCTTGAATATCAGTTTTATAGTAAGCAAGAAAATTCATCTTTTTATATTTATAATATTAATTATGGTCAAGGTTATTTTTGGCAGGGTAAATCAAACAGACAATATAGAGGGCAGATGATAATTAAGGGCAGAGGCGATAATTTCACTTTGATCAATCACTTAGGTTTAACCTCTTATTTAAGTTCTGTAGTTCCTTCAGAAATTTATGCTAGTTGGCCTTTAGAATCCTTAAAAGCTCAAGCAGTTGCTGCTAGAAGCTATACATTAAGTAATTTAGGACGACATAAGGCAGACGGTTATGACCTTTGTGCTAGTGTGCATTGTGCAGCTTATAAAGGTGTTTTAAGTGAAAATAGTAATACAACTAAAGCTGTGCTAGCAACTCAAGCTGAAAAAGCAATTTTTGGTGATAAAATAATTGAAGCAGTTTTTAGTAGTAATAGTGGAGGCTTTACTGAGAGAAGTGACCAAATTTGGAGTCAAGATTTGCCATATTTAAGAGGTTCAAATCAGATGAAGACACAAGAATTTAACTTTCCCTTATCACCTTTAGAATTAAAAAGTTGGCTTTTAGCTGCTCCTGAATCATATTCTAAAGATTATCGCAGTCAAAATTATCGTTGGCAAATTAAAATTCCTGCTCAAGTTATTGAATATAATAGTGGTTTAAAAAATATCAAAAAAATAAAGATTAATAAAAGAGCCAAAGCTGGAACCATAACCAGTTTAACTATTTATGGTGAAAATGGTAAAAAAGATTACAATGTTTCTCAAATTAGAAGAGTTTTAGGTGGCTTAAAAAATAGTCGTTTTTATTTTGATAGTCATTATAATCAGGCTAATAATTTAAAAGATTTATATATTTATGGTTCAGGTTGGGGCCATAATTTAGGCTTAGATCAATCTGCAGCAGCAGGAATGGCAGCAGCTGGCTGGGATTATCAAAAAATAATAAAACATTTTTATGCAGGAGTTGAAATAAAAAATTAA